One Castanea sativa cultivar Marrone di Chiusa Pesio chromosome 4, ASM4071231v1 DNA window includes the following coding sequences:
- the LOC142630862 gene encoding uncharacterized protein LOC142630862 isoform X1 encodes MAAVAVAVSSSQTETKTKTKNKAKAKPTTKKSLGVRFIRGRVYDSQNGKSCHQCRQKTLDFAASCKNKSENKQCTFHFCHKCLLNRYGEKAEEMAVLDDWMCPKCRGICNCSFCMKKRGYHPTGSLAHTAKAKGFSSVLEMLRVEGSETLDSEKSLSQVSKTSASSKKRKATNEELVMDLTRDCRKSNGTTGKSDSNFQAKPPKMNGIGIETNGSKQWNLSKDGGTKNSCNGNEDGDSLTEKSSPKRYQSTEEASVQREETCKRNHDGQLGEMNGDRKIPKKMSRQCVKKEENKTEGPNNKKIDNAAAKHKPVKELHKCKRNIVEANRIEIPLPQGIELNSVAAIDIQADDVGHALQFLEFCEAFRQVLDLKKGQPEQLLREIACGRRQRRAQDSPIVRFHMQLLSIIQKDPVKGYPSLNQTIAGESWLQSLTKYISESQYLSEEMQMDSFDVNGDGYDILDSSKKLRILNFLCDEVLGTELMIFAFRDFRSWIDVQNSEREKKAKEHVLAEKEKREKVKNIKKKLQDEMAGAILLKMGTPLSIAEHEDLVSKINLEAAQILEETLGARDVVFDKEQQSDAVRSEPIFLDEHGHKFWILRCYSEKRDILLQDVRRGELVSVPERWYRYDVEQKAIVMKYISSLRVLPSFQTQVILKLPPCLRRMSKISSSHPSYGPRS; translated from the exons ATGgctgctgttgctgttgctgtttcTTCTTCACAAACTGAGACAAAGACAAAGACTAAGAACAAGGCCAAGGCCAAGCCTACGACAAAGAAATCTCTTGGTGTCCGTTTCATCAGAGGCCGAGTCTACGATTCTCAGAATGGCAAAAGTTGTCACCAG TGCCGGCAAAAGACTTTGGATTTTGCTGCATCatgcaaaaataaaagtgaGAACAAGCAATGTACCTTCCATTTCTGTCACAAATGCCTCTTAAACAG ATACGGAGAAAAGGCAGAAGAAATGGCTGTGTTGGATGATTGGATGTGTCCGAAATGTAGGGGCATATGCAATTGCAGTTTCTGCAT GAAGAAGAGAGGCTACCATCCTACTGGGAGTCTTGCGCATACAGCAAAGGCCAAAGGGTTTTCTTCGGTTTTAGAAATGCTGCGTGTTGAGGGCTCTGAAACTTTGGATTCAGAAAAGAGTTTGAGTCAGGTCAGCAAAACAAGTGCCTCATCGAAAAAACGAAAAGCTACCAATGAG GAGTTAGTTATGGATTTGACAAGAGATTGCCGAAAGAGTAATGGTACTACTGGAAAAAGTGATTCCAATTTCCAAGCTAAACCTCCAAAAATGAATGGCATTGGAATAGAAACTAATGGTAGCAAGCAGTGGAATTTGAGCAAAGACGGTGGTACTAAAAATTCATGCAATGGCAATGAGGATGGTGATTCACTTACTGAGAAGAGTAGTCCTAAGAGATATCAGAGTACTGAAGAGGCATCTGTGCAAAGAGAAGAAACATGCAAAAGGAATCATGATGGTCAGTTGGGTGAGATGAATGGTGATAGGAAGATTCCAAAGAAAATGTCCCGACAGTgtgtcaaaaaagaagaaaataaaactgAAGGGCCAAACAACAAGAAAATTGATAATGCTGCAGCCAAGCACAAGCCAGTTAAAGAATTGCACAAGTGTAAGAGGAATATTGTGGAAGCCAACAGAATTGAAATCCCGCTGCCTCAGGGCATTGAATTAAACAGTGTTGCTGCGATTGACATACAGGCCGACGATGTTGGACATGCCTTGCAATTCCTAGAATTTTGTGAAGCTTTTAGGCAG GTTCTTGATCTAAAGAAAGGACAGCCTGAACAATTACTCCGGGAAATAGCATGCGGACGACGTCAACGCCGAGCACAGGATTCTCCAATTGTTCGCTTTCATATGCAGTTGCTCTCTATTATACAAAAGGACCCAGTAAAAGG ATACCCATCCTTAAATCAAACTATAGCAGGAGAGTCTTGGTTGCAATCTCTTACCAAATACATCTCTGAATCTCAGTACTTGTCAGAAGAAATGCAGATGGATTCTTTTGATGTGAACGGTGATGGATATGATATATTAGACTCCTCGAAGAAGCtcagaattttgaattttctctgTGACGAAGTTCTTGGCACTGA GTTAATGATTTTTGCATTCAGGGATTTTAGGAGTTGGATTGATGTACAAAACtcagaaagagagaagaaagcaAAGGAACATGTTCTtgctgaaaaagaaaaaagagaaaag gtgaaaaatattaagaaaaagcTTCAGGATGAGATGGCTGGAGCTATTCTCTTGAAAATGGGTACTCCCCTTTCCATTGCTGAGCATGAGGATcttgtttcaaaaataaatttggaaGCGGCCCAAATTCTGGAAGAGACACTAGGAGCAAGAGATGTGGTGTTTGACA AGGAGCAGCAATCAGATGCAGTTAGATCTGAGCCTATATTCTTGGATGAACATGGTCACAAATTTTGGATATTGAGATGTTATTCTGAAAAGAGGGATATTCTACTTCAAG ATGTTCGAAGGGGTGAACTGGTTTCTGTCCCAGAACGATGGTATAGATATGATGTTGAACAGAAGGCAATTGTTATGAAATATATTTCATCTTTAAG GGTCTTACCTTCTTTCCAAACTCAAGTTATCTTAAAGCTTCCACCTTGTTTGAGGCGAATGTCAAAGATATCAAGCTCCCATCCCAGTTATGGCCCTA
- the LOC142630862 gene encoding uncharacterized protein LOC142630862 isoform X2, which translates to MAAVAVAVSSSQTETKTKTKNKAKAKPTTKKSLGVRFIRGRVYDSQNGKSCHQCRQKTLDFAASCKNKSENKQCTFHFCHKCLLNRYGEKAEEMAVLDDWMCPKCRGICNCSFCMKKRGYHPTGSLAHTAKAKGFSSVLEMLRVEGSETLDSEKSLSQVSKTSASSKKRKATNEELVMDLTRDCRKSNGTTGKSDSNFQAKPPKMNGIGIETNGSKQWNLSKDGGTKNSCNGNEDGDSLTEKSSPKRYQSTEEASVQREETCKRNHDGQLGEMNGDRKIPKKMSRQCVKKEENKTEGPNNKKIDNAAAKHKPVKELHKCKRNIVEANRIEIPLPQGIELNSVAAIDIQADDVGHALQFLEFCEAFRQVLDLKKGQPEQLLREIACGRRQRRAQDSPIVRFHMQLLSIIQKDPVKGYPSLNQTIAGESWLQSLTKYISESQYLSEEMQMDSFDVNGDGYDILDSSKKLRILNFLCDEVLGTEDFRSWIDVQNSEREKKAKEHVLAEKEKREKVKNIKKKLQDEMAGAILLKMGTPLSIAEHEDLVSKINLEAAQILEETLGARDVVFDKEQQSDAVRSEPIFLDEHGHKFWILRCYSEKRDILLQDVRRGELVSVPERWYRYDVEQKAIVMKYISSLRVLPSFQTQVILKLPPCLRRMSKISSSHPSYGPRS; encoded by the exons ATGgctgctgttgctgttgctgtttcTTCTTCACAAACTGAGACAAAGACAAAGACTAAGAACAAGGCCAAGGCCAAGCCTACGACAAAGAAATCTCTTGGTGTCCGTTTCATCAGAGGCCGAGTCTACGATTCTCAGAATGGCAAAAGTTGTCACCAG TGCCGGCAAAAGACTTTGGATTTTGCTGCATCatgcaaaaataaaagtgaGAACAAGCAATGTACCTTCCATTTCTGTCACAAATGCCTCTTAAACAG ATACGGAGAAAAGGCAGAAGAAATGGCTGTGTTGGATGATTGGATGTGTCCGAAATGTAGGGGCATATGCAATTGCAGTTTCTGCAT GAAGAAGAGAGGCTACCATCCTACTGGGAGTCTTGCGCATACAGCAAAGGCCAAAGGGTTTTCTTCGGTTTTAGAAATGCTGCGTGTTGAGGGCTCTGAAACTTTGGATTCAGAAAAGAGTTTGAGTCAGGTCAGCAAAACAAGTGCCTCATCGAAAAAACGAAAAGCTACCAATGAG GAGTTAGTTATGGATTTGACAAGAGATTGCCGAAAGAGTAATGGTACTACTGGAAAAAGTGATTCCAATTTCCAAGCTAAACCTCCAAAAATGAATGGCATTGGAATAGAAACTAATGGTAGCAAGCAGTGGAATTTGAGCAAAGACGGTGGTACTAAAAATTCATGCAATGGCAATGAGGATGGTGATTCACTTACTGAGAAGAGTAGTCCTAAGAGATATCAGAGTACTGAAGAGGCATCTGTGCAAAGAGAAGAAACATGCAAAAGGAATCATGATGGTCAGTTGGGTGAGATGAATGGTGATAGGAAGATTCCAAAGAAAATGTCCCGACAGTgtgtcaaaaaagaagaaaataaaactgAAGGGCCAAACAACAAGAAAATTGATAATGCTGCAGCCAAGCACAAGCCAGTTAAAGAATTGCACAAGTGTAAGAGGAATATTGTGGAAGCCAACAGAATTGAAATCCCGCTGCCTCAGGGCATTGAATTAAACAGTGTTGCTGCGATTGACATACAGGCCGACGATGTTGGACATGCCTTGCAATTCCTAGAATTTTGTGAAGCTTTTAGGCAG GTTCTTGATCTAAAGAAAGGACAGCCTGAACAATTACTCCGGGAAATAGCATGCGGACGACGTCAACGCCGAGCACAGGATTCTCCAATTGTTCGCTTTCATATGCAGTTGCTCTCTATTATACAAAAGGACCCAGTAAAAGG ATACCCATCCTTAAATCAAACTATAGCAGGAGAGTCTTGGTTGCAATCTCTTACCAAATACATCTCTGAATCTCAGTACTTGTCAGAAGAAATGCAGATGGATTCTTTTGATGTGAACGGTGATGGATATGATATATTAGACTCCTCGAAGAAGCtcagaattttgaattttctctgTGACGAAGTTCTTGGCACTGA GGATTTTAGGAGTTGGATTGATGTACAAAACtcagaaagagagaagaaagcaAAGGAACATGTTCTtgctgaaaaagaaaaaagagaaaag gtgaaaaatattaagaaaaagcTTCAGGATGAGATGGCTGGAGCTATTCTCTTGAAAATGGGTACTCCCCTTTCCATTGCTGAGCATGAGGATcttgtttcaaaaataaatttggaaGCGGCCCAAATTCTGGAAGAGACACTAGGAGCAAGAGATGTGGTGTTTGACA AGGAGCAGCAATCAGATGCAGTTAGATCTGAGCCTATATTCTTGGATGAACATGGTCACAAATTTTGGATATTGAGATGTTATTCTGAAAAGAGGGATATTCTACTTCAAG ATGTTCGAAGGGGTGAACTGGTTTCTGTCCCAGAACGATGGTATAGATATGATGTTGAACAGAAGGCAATTGTTATGAAATATATTTCATCTTTAAG GGTCTTACCTTCTTTCCAAACTCAAGTTATCTTAAAGCTTCCACCTTGTTTGAGGCGAATGTCAAAGATATCAAGCTCCCATCCCAGTTATGGCCCTA
- the LOC142630862 gene encoding uncharacterized protein LOC142630862 isoform X3, giving the protein MAAVAVAVSSSQTETKTKTKNKAKAKPTTKKSLGVRFIRGRVYDSQNGKSCHQCRQKTLDFAASCKNKSENKQCTFHFCHKCLLNRYGEKAEEMAVLDDWMCPKCRGICNCSFCMKKRGYHPTGSLAHTAKAKGFSSVLEMLRVEGSETLDSEKSLSQVSKTSASSKKRKATNEELVMDLTRDCRKSNGTTGKSDSNFQAKPPKMNGIGIETNGSKQWNLSKDGGTKNSCNGNEDGDSLTEKSSPKRYQSTEEASVQREETCKRNHDGQLGEMNGDRKIPKKMSRQCVKKEENKTEGPNNKKIDNAAAKHKPVKELHKCKRNIVEANRIEIPLPQGIELNSVAAIDIQADDVGHALQFLEFCEAFRQVLDLKKGQPEQLLREIACGRRQRRAQDSPIVRFHMQLLSIIQKDPVKGYPSLNQTIAGESWLQSLTKYISESQYLSEEMQMDSFDVNGDGYDILDSSKKLRILNFLCDEVLGTELMIFAFRDFRSWIDVQNSEREKKAKEHVLAEKEKREKVKNIKKKLQDEMAGAILLKMGTPLSIAEHEDLVSKINLEAAQILEETLGARDVVFDKEQQSDAVRSEPIFLDEHGHKFWILRCYSEKRDILLQDVRRGELVSVPERWYRYDVEQKAIVMKYISSLRKLKK; this is encoded by the exons ATGgctgctgttgctgttgctgtttcTTCTTCACAAACTGAGACAAAGACAAAGACTAAGAACAAGGCCAAGGCCAAGCCTACGACAAAGAAATCTCTTGGTGTCCGTTTCATCAGAGGCCGAGTCTACGATTCTCAGAATGGCAAAAGTTGTCACCAG TGCCGGCAAAAGACTTTGGATTTTGCTGCATCatgcaaaaataaaagtgaGAACAAGCAATGTACCTTCCATTTCTGTCACAAATGCCTCTTAAACAG ATACGGAGAAAAGGCAGAAGAAATGGCTGTGTTGGATGATTGGATGTGTCCGAAATGTAGGGGCATATGCAATTGCAGTTTCTGCAT GAAGAAGAGAGGCTACCATCCTACTGGGAGTCTTGCGCATACAGCAAAGGCCAAAGGGTTTTCTTCGGTTTTAGAAATGCTGCGTGTTGAGGGCTCTGAAACTTTGGATTCAGAAAAGAGTTTGAGTCAGGTCAGCAAAACAAGTGCCTCATCGAAAAAACGAAAAGCTACCAATGAG GAGTTAGTTATGGATTTGACAAGAGATTGCCGAAAGAGTAATGGTACTACTGGAAAAAGTGATTCCAATTTCCAAGCTAAACCTCCAAAAATGAATGGCATTGGAATAGAAACTAATGGTAGCAAGCAGTGGAATTTGAGCAAAGACGGTGGTACTAAAAATTCATGCAATGGCAATGAGGATGGTGATTCACTTACTGAGAAGAGTAGTCCTAAGAGATATCAGAGTACTGAAGAGGCATCTGTGCAAAGAGAAGAAACATGCAAAAGGAATCATGATGGTCAGTTGGGTGAGATGAATGGTGATAGGAAGATTCCAAAGAAAATGTCCCGACAGTgtgtcaaaaaagaagaaaataaaactgAAGGGCCAAACAACAAGAAAATTGATAATGCTGCAGCCAAGCACAAGCCAGTTAAAGAATTGCACAAGTGTAAGAGGAATATTGTGGAAGCCAACAGAATTGAAATCCCGCTGCCTCAGGGCATTGAATTAAACAGTGTTGCTGCGATTGACATACAGGCCGACGATGTTGGACATGCCTTGCAATTCCTAGAATTTTGTGAAGCTTTTAGGCAG GTTCTTGATCTAAAGAAAGGACAGCCTGAACAATTACTCCGGGAAATAGCATGCGGACGACGTCAACGCCGAGCACAGGATTCTCCAATTGTTCGCTTTCATATGCAGTTGCTCTCTATTATACAAAAGGACCCAGTAAAAGG ATACCCATCCTTAAATCAAACTATAGCAGGAGAGTCTTGGTTGCAATCTCTTACCAAATACATCTCTGAATCTCAGTACTTGTCAGAAGAAATGCAGATGGATTCTTTTGATGTGAACGGTGATGGATATGATATATTAGACTCCTCGAAGAAGCtcagaattttgaattttctctgTGACGAAGTTCTTGGCACTGA GTTAATGATTTTTGCATTCAGGGATTTTAGGAGTTGGATTGATGTACAAAACtcagaaagagagaagaaagcaAAGGAACATGTTCTtgctgaaaaagaaaaaagagaaaag gtgaaaaatattaagaaaaagcTTCAGGATGAGATGGCTGGAGCTATTCTCTTGAAAATGGGTACTCCCCTTTCCATTGCTGAGCATGAGGATcttgtttcaaaaataaatttggaaGCGGCCCAAATTCTGGAAGAGACACTAGGAGCAAGAGATGTGGTGTTTGACA AGGAGCAGCAATCAGATGCAGTTAGATCTGAGCCTATATTCTTGGATGAACATGGTCACAAATTTTGGATATTGAGATGTTATTCTGAAAAGAGGGATATTCTACTTCAAG ATGTTCGAAGGGGTGAACTGGTTTCTGTCCCAGAACGATGGTATAGATATGATGTTGAACAGAAGGCAATTGTTATGAAATATATTTCATCTTTAAG